The region GCCGCCGAACTGCGCCTTACCGCCCAGAGGCTGCTGAGTCACCAGCGAGTAAGGACCGGTCGAACGTGCGTGCATCTTGTCGTCAACCAGATGATGCAGCTTCAGGTAATGCATGTAGCCAACCGTCACGGTGCGCTCGAAAGCTTCGCCGGTACGGCCGTCATACATGGTGACCTGATTCTTCGACGGCGTCATGCCCAGTTGCTTGGCGATGTGATCCGGGTATGCCAGATCCAGCATGCGACGGGTTTCGTCTTCGTGCGCGCCGTCAAACACCGGCGTGGCGAACGGAACGCCCTTCTTCAGGTTGGCTGCCAGTTCCAGAATCTCCTGATCGCTGAACTCGTCGAGCGCTTCCTTCTTGCCCGATTCGTTGTAGATCGTGGTCAGGAACTTGCGCAGTTCAGCGATCTTCACTTGTGCAGTCAGCATTTCGCCGATGCGCAGGCCCAGACCCTTGGCTGCCCAGCCCAGATGGACTTCGAGAACCTGACCGACGTTCATGCGCGATGGCACGCCCAGCGGGTTCAGCACGATGTCGGCTGGTGTACCGTCGGCCATGTGCGGCATGTCTTCGATCGGCAGGATGCGCGAAACCACACCCTTGTTGCCGTGACGACCCGCCATCTTGTCGCCTGGTTGCAGGCGGCGCTTCACGGCCAAGTAAACCTTGACCATCTTCTGCACGCCTGGCGGCAGTTCGTCACCTTGTGTCAGCTTCTTGCGCTTTTCTTCAAACGCCAGATCGAACTGGTGACGCTTTTCGGCGATCGATTCCTTGATCGCTTCCAATGCTGTCGCCATGTCGTCATCCGCCGGGCGGATGTCGAACCAGTGGTACTTGTCCAGATCGTCCAGGTACGCCTTGTCCAGCTTGGTGCCCTTGACCAGTTTCTTCGGACCGCCGTTGGCGACCTTGCCGATCAGCATCTTTTCCAGACGCTGGAAGGCATCGCCTTCAACGATACGCAGCTGGTCGTTCAGGTCCAGGCGATAGCGCTTCAGTTCATCGTCGATGATCTGTTGTGCGCGCTTGTCGCGCTGGATGCCTTCGCGGGTGAACACTTGCACGTCGATGACGGTGCCGACCATGCCCGAAGGCACGCGCAGCGAGGTGTCCTTCACATCGGATGCCTTTTCGCCGAAGATCGCGCGCAGCAGCTTCTCTTCCGGTGTCAGCTGGGTTTCGCCCTTTGGCGTCACTTTACCGACCAGCGTATCGCCGGCTTCGACTTCAGCACCGATGTAGGTGATGCCGGATTCGTCCAGACGCGCCAGCTGGTTTTCCGCCAGGTTCGAAATATCGCGGGTGATTTCTTCCGCGCCGAGCTTGGTGTCGCGAGCGACAACCGACAGCTCTTCGATGTGAATCGAGGTGTAGCGGTCATCAGCCACAACTTTTTCGGAGATCAGAATCGAATCTTCGAAGTTGTAGCCGTTCCATGGCATAAACGCCACCAGCATGTTCTGACCCAGAGCCAGTTCGCCCAGGTCGGTCGATGCGCCGTCGGCGATCACGTCATGCTTGGCGACACGGTCGCCAACCTTGACGATCGGACGCTGGTTGATGTTGGTGTTCTGGTTCGAACGTGTGTACTTGATCAGGTTGTAGATGTCGACGCCGACTTCGCCAGCCTGCGCTTCTTCATCGTTCACACGAATCACCACACGGCCTGCATCGACGTAATCGACGATACCGCCACGCAACGCTTGCACGGTGGTGCCGGAGTCGACTGCAACGGTGCGCTCGATGCCGGTGCCGACCAGCGGCTTTTCCGGACGCAAGCAAGGAACCGCCTGACGTTGCATGTTGGCGCCCATCAATGCGCGGTTCGCATCATCGTGTTCGAGGAACGGAATCAGCGACGCCGCCACCGACACGACCTGGCCTGGGGCCACGTCCATGTACTGCACGCGTTCCGGCGAGACCAGAATGGTTTCGCCGGCTTCACGCGCCGAAACCAGTTCATCGGACAGCTTCAGCGAAGCGTCGATGGTCGCATTCGCCTGGGCGATGATGTAGCGGCCTTCTTCGATTGCCGACAGATAGTCGATCTGGTTGGTGACCTTGCTGCCCTCAACCTTGCGGTATGGGGTTTCCAGGAAGCCGTATTCGTTCAGGCGGGCATACAGCGCCAGCGAGTTGATCAGGCCGATGTTCGGGCCTTCAGGCGTTTCGATCGGGCACACGCGGCCGTAGTGGGTCGGGTGCACGTCGCGGACTTCAAAGCCGGCACGTTCGCGGGTCAGACCGCCAGGTCCCAGGGCGGAAACACGGCGTTTGTGCGTGATTTCCGACAGCGGGTTGGTTTGATCCATAAACTGCGACAACTGCGACGAACCGAAGAATTCGCGGATCGCTGCCGAGATCGGCTTCGAGTTGATCAGGTCATGCGGCATCAGGTTGTCCGCTTCGGCCTGGCCGAGACGTTCCTTGACGGCGCGCTCAACGCGGACCAGACCGGCGCGGAATTGATTCTCCGCCAGTTCGCCGACGCAACGGACGCGACGGTTACCCAAGTGATCGATGTCATCGACTTCGCCGCGGCCATTGCGCAGTTCAACCAGAATCTTGATCACGGCCAGGATGTCTTCGTTCGACAAGGTCATCGCGCCGGTCAGTTCATCACGGCCGATACGGCGGTTGAACTTCATGCGGCCGACGGCCGACAGGTCGTAACGGTCTTCGCTGTAGAACAGGCCGTTGAACAGGGCTTCCACCGAGTCTTCGGTCGGCGGTTCGCCAGGACGCATCATGCGATAGATCGCCACGCGCGCAGCGGTCTGATCCGCTGTGTCGTCGGTACGCAGGGTTTGCGAGATGTAGCCGCCCTGATCCAGGTCGTTGGTGTACAGCGTCTGGACTGCATCGATGTTGGCTTCGCGCAGGCGGGCCAGCAATTCTTCAGTCAGTTCGTCGTTGGCCGAAGCGATGACTTCGCCGGTGTCGCCGTCGACGATGTTCTTCGCCAGGACGCGACCCAGCAGGTAGTCTTCCGGCACGGAGATCTGCTTGATGCCTGCAGCTTCGATGTCGCGCACGTGCTTGGCGTTGATGCGCTTGTCCTTCGCGACCAGCGGCTTGCCGGCCTTGTCGAGGATGTCGAAACGCGCTACTTCGCCGCGCAGGCGCTCGGACACGAATTCCATCTCGGCGCCTTCAGCGCGCAGGGTGAAATTGTCGAACACGAAGAAGTTCGCCAGGATCTGCTCGGACGTCATGCCGATGGCCTTGAGCAGGATCGTTACCGGCATCTTGCGACGACGGTCGACGCGGAAGAACAGGATGTCCTTCGGATCGAATTCGAAGTCGAGCCACGAACCGCGGTAAGGAATGATGCGTGCGGAGAACAACAGCTTGCCGGACGAATGCGTCTTGCCGCGGTCATGTTCGAAGAACACGCCCGGCGAACGGTGCAGCTGCGACACGATGACGCGTTCGGTGCCGTTGATGACGAACGAACCGGTGGTCGTCATGAGCGGCAATTCGCCCATGTAGACTTCCTGTTCCTTCATTTCCTTGATGACCGGCTTGGTCGGCGATTCCTTGTCCAGGATCACCAGACGCACTTTGGCACGCAGCGGCGACGCGAAGGTCAGGCCACGTTGTTGGCATTCCTTGACGTCGAACGGCGGCGCGCCCAACACATAGGACAGAAACTCGAGACGCGCAAAACCATTGTGCGAAACGATAGGGAAAATCGATGTAAAGGCCGATTGCAGACCTTCGTTCTTGCGTTGGGACGTTGTTTTGTCCGTCTGCAAGAATGTCTGGTATGACTCGATCTGAGTCGCTAGCAGGAACGGAACGTTGTGGACGTTAGCGCGTTTCGCAAAGGATTTACGAATACGCTTCTTCTCAGTAAATGAGTAGTGCATGGACACTCCGTGAGTGACAGGAAGGATAGAGAGTTCAGGACTCGCCCGGATTGCTTGTCGCCTTGTTGCTGCAATCCGTTAGCAGCGAAACCTCAAGTCTCAGCCCTTCAGTCTTGGTTGGCGCCTTCTCTTGCTTCGCCGGCGAAGCTGGCAAGAAACTGCTGACCATTAACGAACTTGAATTCGACGCAAATTCGAATCGGACTCAAATTCACATACAAAATTACGAAACGACAAAGGAGCCAAAGCCGAATCCTTCTTTCAAAGGATTCTGCACTTTGACTCCGGTGGAACGATGCGCCGGCGAACCGGCGATATTCCAGCTCAAGTAAAAATTACTTGAGTTCAGCTTTCGCGCCAGCTTCTTCCAGCTTCTTCTTGGCTGCTTCGGCGTCTGCCTTGGCGATGCCTTCTTTAACTGGCTTCGGTGCGCCGTCAACCAGATCCTTGGCTTCTTTCAAGCCCAGACCGGTGATTTCGCGAACTGCCTTAATGACGCCAACCTTGTTCGCGCCGACTTCGGCCAGAACAACGGTGAACTCTGTTTGCTCTTCAGCAGCAGCGGCGCCAGCGCCACCACCGGCAGGACCGGCAACAGCCATTGCTGCTGCGGAAACGCCGAACTTCTCTTCGAATGCCTTCACCAGGTCATTCAATTCCAACACGGTCAAGGCGCCTACGGCTTCCAAGATATCGTCTTTGCTAATTGCCATTTGAAACTCCTAATTTATTTCGGTAATAACATCTAATCGGTACTGACGCAGAGGTCAAAGCGCTCATGAACAACCGCCACATTGCTGCGGCCGGCGTTCTTAAGCTGCTTCGGCTTCTTTCTTGGCTGCCAGAGCAGCCAGACCACGCGCAAAACCAGCGACCGGAACCTGCATCATGCCCAGCAATTGGGCCAGCAGAACTTCGCGGGACGGGATATTTGCCAATGCAGTCACAGCAGCCTTATCCAGCGGCTTGCCTGCATAGTTACCTGCCTTGACAACCAGCTTGTCGTTGGTCTTAGCAAAGTCGGAGATGACTTTAGCTGCAGCAACGGCATCTTCCGAGATCGAATAGATCAGCGGGCCGGTCATTTCAGAAGCGAGGTCAGCAAACGCGGAACCTTCAACGGCACGACGCGCGAGTGTGTTTTTCAACACGCGCAGGTACACGCCTTGGTCACGCGCTTTGGCGCGCAGTTGCGTCAAGTGACCAACCTGGATGCCACGGTATTCGGCCACGACGATAGTCTGCGCAGCTGCTACTTTTGCGGCGACTTCGGCGACAACGGCCTTTTTGTCATTCAGATTGAGACTCAAGATCAACCTCCAAAAATGATGCTTGGCGACCACACAGGCGAAAAACCTGCTTGCCTTACATCGGTTCGAACACGGCGTCCGACGTTAGGAGTTCATTGCAACGTTTCGTGAACCGTGAAACGCTGTGTGAGACTGCAAAACTTGTTCGGGGTCACCATCTGCGCTGGGTAATCGGAAACGGGAGCTTCCGACGTTTTAACTTTGTGCCTGCCTGCTGCACGCCGCCCAACGGTCTTTGATTGCCTGAAGCACTTCACAATTGCAAAATGCTCCAGCCCAAAGATGCGCCCCGTCTCCGCAAGGAAACGAGGACTTGATTCTTTACTTAAGCCGACAGGGTCGATTGGTCCACGCGGACGCCAGCGCCCATAGTGGACGACAGCGACACCTTGCGCAGGTAAACACCCTTGCTGGTGGCTGGCTTTGCCTTGTTCAGCGCGTCGATCAGTGCAACCAGATTCGACTTCAGATCTGCGTCGCTGAACGACTTGCGACCGATGGTGGCGTGAATGATGCCGGCCTTGTCGGTACGGTATTGCACTTGACCAGCCTTGGCGTTCTTGACGGCGGTGGCGACGTCAGGAGTCACGGTGCCGACCTTCGGGTTAGGCATCAGGCCACGTGGGCCCAGGATCTGACCCAGGGTACCGACGATACGCATGGTGTCCGGCGAAGCGATCACGATGTCGAAAGGCATGTTGCCGGCCTTGACTTGCTCAGCCAGATCTTCCATACCGACGACGTCTGCGCCGGCCGCCTTGGCTTGCTCGGCCTTTTCGCCCGAAGCGAACACGGCGACGCGAACGGTCTTGCCTGTACCAGCCGGCAGAACGACGGAACCGCGGACGACCTGGTCCGACTTCTTCGCGTCAACGCCCAGTTGGACGGACACGTCGATCGATTCGTTGAACTTTGCTGTTGCGAATTCCTTGACCAGCGCCAGCGCGTTATCGAAAGGATAAGCCTTGGTGCTATCGATCTTGCCTTCTTGCGCCTTAGCGCGTTTTGTCAACTTAGCCATTACAGACCCTCCACCGTGATGCCCATGGAACGTGCCGAACCAGCGATGGTGCGCACAGCCGCTTCCAGATCAGCAGCGGTAAGATCCGGCTTCTTCTGGGTAGCGATTTCTTCCGCTTGTTTACGAGTGATCTTGCCAACCTTGTCTGTATGCGGCTTGGCAGAACCCTTTTGAATACCGGCAGCCTTCTTGATCAGGATGGTTGCTGGAGGCGTCTTCATCACGAAGGTGAAGGACTTGTCCGCAAATGCAGTGATCACGACTGGAATCGGCAGACCTGGCTCAACGCCTTGAGTCTGGGCATTGAATGCCTTACAGAATTCCATGATGTTCAGACCGCGCTGACCCAGCGCCGGGCCGATCGGTGGGGATGGATTTGCTTTACCAGCTGGCACTTGCAGCTTGATAAAACCGATGATTTTCTTTGCCATGATGGCTCCTACGTTGATTGAGTGTTAGCGCCTGTTCATCTGCCTTGCGGCGTTTTACTAAGGCTCCTCTGCTGCTGCAGGATTCGGGAAACTTGCATTTCGCCGCGCTCCTGCGGGCGCTTGACGGGTATTGCTTAGACTTTTTCGACCTGGCCGAACTCGAGCTCGACCGGTGTTGCACGACCGAAAATGGTCACGGAGACGCGCACGCGGGATTTTTCGTAATTCACTTCTTCCACGTTGCCGTTGAAATCGGTAAAAGGACCATCCTTGATGCGAACCAGCTCGCCCACTTCGTACAAGACCTTCGGACGCGGCTTTTCGATGCCGTCCTGCATTTGCTGCATGATCTTGTCGACTTCATGCGGCGGAATCGGTGTCGGGCGGTTCGACTTGCCGCCGATGAAACCGGTCACCTTGCTGGTGTTTTTCACCAGATGCCAGGTTTCGTCCGTCATTTCCATCTCAACCAGGACGTAGCCCGGGAAGAAACGACGCTCGGTCACCGACTTGTGACCGTTTTTCATATCCACTACTTCTTCGGTCGGCACCAGAATCTGGCCGAACTGTTCTTCCATGCCGGCGCGGACGATGCGCTCGGTCAGTGCGCGCTGCACACTCTTTTCCATGCCGGAATAGGCATGCACAACGTACCAGCGCTTTTTACCTGCGCTTGAAACGCTTTGCGCACCAATCGGTGCGCTGTCTTGTGTGCTATCGCTCATTTTTATTTCCAGCCCAAAATTACGTCATACAACAGGAATTCGAGCAACTTGTCCGTACCCCAGAGGAAGATCGCCATGATCAGCACGAAGGCGAACACAATCGCCGTGATCTGCGTCGCTTCCTTGCGGGTAGGCCAGACAACTTTTTTGGTTTCACGTACCGATTCTTTGGCAAAGCCGACGAAACCGCGACCTTGCGACGATGTCCAGGCGAAACCCACCGCCACCAGCAAGCCGGCCACCAGGGCCAGTGCGCGCACCGGAGTCGATTGACCCGACAACACAAAAAAACCGACCACACCCGCGATGACCGCTACGATTGCCAGGGCAACCTTGAGCTTGTCGCTTGATGTATTGACGGTTTGTACAGGCTGGTTAGACATTTATTTACTTTCAGTACCCTACTCACCTGAATCGGTGGCAGGGGCGGAGGGCATCGAACCCCCAACCTCCGGTTTTGGAGACCGGCGCTCTGCCAATTGAGCTACACCCCTACGATCAAAACACTGATCTGAGCGGCTTGGCCAGCCAACTTACGCTTGCCGCTCAGACATCAACGCCGCGAGGCGGGAATTTCCCGAATCGCGGCGATTGCTACTCTTCTTATTACGCGTC is a window of Herbaspirillum hiltneri N3 DNA encoding:
- the rpoB gene encoding DNA-directed RNA polymerase subunit beta gives rise to the protein MHYSFTEKKRIRKSFAKRANVHNVPFLLATQIESYQTFLQTDKTTSQRKNEGLQSAFTSIFPIVSHNGFARLEFLSYVLGAPPFDVKECQQRGLTFASPLRAKVRLVILDKESPTKPVIKEMKEQEVYMGELPLMTTTGSFVINGTERVIVSQLHRSPGVFFEHDRGKTHSSGKLLFSARIIPYRGSWLDFEFDPKDILFFRVDRRRKMPVTILLKAIGMTSEQILANFFVFDNFTLRAEGAEMEFVSERLRGEVARFDILDKAGKPLVAKDKRINAKHVRDIEAAGIKQISVPEDYLLGRVLAKNIVDGDTGEVIASANDELTEELLARLREANIDAVQTLYTNDLDQGGYISQTLRTDDTADQTAARVAIYRMMRPGEPPTEDSVEALFNGLFYSEDRYDLSAVGRMKFNRRIGRDELTGAMTLSNEDILAVIKILVELRNGRGEVDDIDHLGNRRVRCVGELAENQFRAGLVRVERAVKERLGQAEADNLMPHDLINSKPISAAIREFFGSSQLSQFMDQTNPLSEITHKRRVSALGPGGLTRERAGFEVRDVHPTHYGRVCPIETPEGPNIGLINSLALYARLNEYGFLETPYRKVEGSKVTNQIDYLSAIEEGRYIIAQANATIDASLKLSDELVSAREAGETILVSPERVQYMDVAPGQVVSVAASLIPFLEHDDANRALMGANMQRQAVPCLRPEKPLVGTGIERTVAVDSGTTVQALRGGIVDYVDAGRVVIRVNDEEAQAGEVGVDIYNLIKYTRSNQNTNINQRPIVKVGDRVAKHDVIADGASTDLGELALGQNMLVAFMPWNGYNFEDSILISEKVVADDRYTSIHIEELSVVARDTKLGAEEITRDISNLAENQLARLDESGITYIGAEVEAGDTLVGKVTPKGETQLTPEEKLLRAIFGEKASDVKDTSLRVPSGMVGTVIDVQVFTREGIQRDKRAQQIIDDELKRYRLDLNDQLRIVEGDAFQRLEKMLIGKVANGGPKKLVKGTKLDKAYLDDLDKYHWFDIRPADDDMATALEAIKESIAEKRHQFDLAFEEKRKKLTQGDELPPGVQKMVKVYLAVKRRLQPGDKMAGRHGNKGVVSRILPIEDMPHMADGTPADIVLNPLGVPSRMNVGQVLEVHLGWAAKGLGLRIGEMLTAQVKIAELRKFLTTIYNESGKKEALDEFSDQEILELAANLKKGVPFATPVFDGAHEDETRRMLDLAYPDHIAKQLGMTPSKNQVTMYDGRTGEAFERTVTVGYMHYLKLHHLVDDKMHARSTGPYSLVTQQPLGGKAQFGGQRFGEMEVWALEAYGASYVLQEMLTVKSDDVNGRTKVYENLVKGDHVIDAGMPESFNVLVKEIRSLGIDIDLERD
- the rplK gene encoding 50S ribosomal protein L11; the encoded protein is MAKKIIGFIKLQVPAGKANPSPPIGPALGQRGLNIMEFCKAFNAQTQGVEPGLPIPVVITAFADKSFTFVMKTPPATILIKKAAGIQKGSAKPHTDKVGKITRKQAEEIATQKKPDLTAADLEAAVRTIAGSARSMGITVEGL
- the rplL gene encoding 50S ribosomal protein L7/L12 is translated as MAISKDDILEAVGALTVLELNDLVKAFEEKFGVSAAAMAVAGPAGGGAGAAAAEEQTEFTVVLAEVGANKVGVIKAVREITGLGLKEAKDLVDGAPKPVKEGIAKADAEAAKKKLEEAGAKAELK
- the rplJ gene encoding 50S ribosomal protein L10, which produces MSLNLNDKKAVVAEVAAKVAAAQTIVVAEYRGIQVGHLTQLRAKARDQGVYLRVLKNTLARRAVEGSAFADLASEMTGPLIYSISEDAVAAAKVISDFAKTNDKLVVKAGNYAGKPLDKAAVTALANIPSREVLLAQLLGMMQVPVAGFARGLAALAAKKEAEAA
- the nusG gene encoding transcription termination/antitermination protein NusG; the encoded protein is MSDSTQDSAPIGAQSVSSAGKKRWYVVHAYSGMEKSVQRALTERIVRAGMEEQFGQILVPTEEVVDMKNGHKSVTERRFFPGYVLVEMEMTDETWHLVKNTSKVTGFIGGKSNRPTPIPPHEVDKIMQQMQDGIEKPRPKVLYEVGELVRIKDGPFTDFNGNVEEVNYEKSRVRVSVTIFGRATPVELEFGQVEKV
- the rplA gene encoding 50S ribosomal protein L1, producing the protein MAKLTKRAKAQEGKIDSTKAYPFDNALALVKEFATAKFNESIDVSVQLGVDAKKSDQVVRGSVVLPAGTGKTVRVAVFASGEKAEQAKAAGADVVGMEDLAEQVKAGNMPFDIVIASPDTMRIVGTLGQILGPRGLMPNPKVGTVTPDVATAVKNAKAGQVQYRTDKAGIIHATIGRKSFSDADLKSNLVALIDALNKAKPATSKGVYLRKVSLSSTMGAGVRVDQSTLSA
- the secE gene encoding preprotein translocase subunit SecE; the encoded protein is MSNQPVQTVNTSSDKLKVALAIVAVIAGVVGFFVLSGQSTPVRALALVAGLLVAVGFAWTSSQGRGFVGFAKESVRETKKVVWPTRKEATQITAIVFAFVLIMAIFLWGTDKLLEFLLYDVILGWK